The Streptomyces sp. V4I8 genome includes the window GTACGGCTGGCTGCGGGACGTGCTCCGGGCCCAGGGATGACGGTCGACGCCCTGGCCGATCCCACCGAGCGGGTCGGCCGGGGCTGGACGGCGGCACTGTCGCTGGCCAACGTGGCGATCTGGGTGGGCTGGTACGGCCCGCTGCAGATCCTGCTCGCCCAGCAGGCGGAGGACTTCGCGCCCGGCACGGGGATGTCCAAGGAGACGCTGCTCGCGTGGGTGACCGGTGTGGGCGCGGTCGTGTCCCTCGTCGCCAACCCGTTCTTCGGCGCGCTGTCGGACCGCACCACGGCCCGCTGGGGCCGCCGTACGCCATGGATCGTGACCGGCGCGGCGGGCGGCGCGCTGTCGCTGCTGCTGCTCGCCGGGGCGGGCGGGCTGTGGACCATGATGGCCGGCTGGTGCCTGGTCCAGCTGACCCTGAACGCGGCCTTCGCGGCGGTGACGGCGGCGGTCCCGGACCGGGTGCCACGGCTGCAACGGGGCGTGGTCGGCGGCTGGTTGGGCGCGGCCCAGATCCTCGGGGCGGTCACCGGCACCGGGCTGGCGACGGCGCTGGGCGGGATCACGGCGGGGTACGCGGCGTGCGCGGTGTTCACGCTGGCGGGGGTGCTGCCGTACGTCCTCCGGTACCGGGATCTCAGGTTGGGGGGCGCGGCCCGGCCTGCGTGGTCCTGGGGTTCGTTCGCGACCGGCTTCTGGCTGAGCCCGCGCCGCTACCCCGACTTCGCCTGGGCCTGGCTGACCCGCTTCCTGATCAACCTCAGCAACGCGCTGGTGATCCTCTACCTGCTGTATTACCTGCGGGACCGCCTGAGGTACCACGACCCCGAGCAGGGCGTCCTCATCCTCACCGCCGTGAACAGCGTGACCCTGCTGGCCACGGTCGTGGTGGGCGGCGCCTGGTCGGACCGCGTGGGCCGCCGCAAGCCCTTCGTGATCTGGTCCGGCGTACTGATGGCGGCGGCCACCGCCCTGCTCGCCGCCTGGCAGACCTGGCCGAGCGCGATCGTCGTGGCTGCTCTGCTGGGGCTGGGTCTCGGAGTGTTCATGTCGGTCGACTTCGCCCTGATGACGGACGTACTGCCGAAGGCCCTCGACCGCGGCAAGGACCTCGGCGTCATCAACATCGCCAACGCCTTGCCGCAGGTGGCGGCCCCCGCCGTCGCCGCCCCGATCGTGACTTACCTGGGTGGATACCGGGTTCTGTACGGGGTGGCTGCGGTGGCGGGGCTGGCGGGGGCGGTGTTGGTGGGCCGGATCAAGGACGTGGACTGAGTACGCCGGGTTCTGCAACGCCCCCAGGGGCGCGGGGCTGTGTCGAAATGCGGCTCCGCCGCGTGGGCGCGACCAGCCACACACGACCCGCAGACGCCCGACCGCCCCTCGCGGCACCCCGCTAGAGCGCTCCCGCATCCCGCGCCGCGTAAACCGACGGATACACCGGCCGATACCCCAGCTCCCGACGAATCCGCTCCGTGGAGGTGATGGCGAGCCACGCG containing:
- a CDS encoding MFS transporter, translating into MTVDALADPTERVGRGWTAALSLANVAIWVGWYGPLQILLAQQAEDFAPGTGMSKETLLAWVTGVGAVVSLVANPFFGALSDRTTARWGRRTPWIVTGAAGGALSLLLLAGAGGLWTMMAGWCLVQLTLNAAFAAVTAAVPDRVPRLQRGVVGGWLGAAQILGAVTGTGLATALGGITAGYAACAVFTLAGVLPYVLRYRDLRLGGAARPAWSWGSFATGFWLSPRRYPDFAWAWLTRFLINLSNALVILYLLYYLRDRLRYHDPEQGVLILTAVNSVTLLATVVVGGAWSDRVGRRKPFVIWSGVLMAAATALLAAWQTWPSAIVVAALLGLGLGVFMSVDFALMTDVLPKALDRGKDLGVINIANALPQVAAPAVAAPIVTYLGGYRVLYGVAAVAGLAGAVLVGRIKDVD